From the genome of Gemmatimonadota bacterium, one region includes:
- a CDS encoding xanthine dehydrogenase family protein molybdopterin-binding subunit, with product MTTPRRVSRREFFQTTGAAGVGLLIGFSLQSCAPGEKLVAGPPVPLTAWLRITPDDKITILVDRSEMGQGVATALPMILAEELEIDVSRIAVEFAPPGDRAYINPDFGMQGTGGSSSVREGWLPLRTAGAQAREMLIAAAAAEWKVAPGECRAEGGAVIHTGSKRTRRYGALVTAAAALPVPANVTLKDAKAWKVIGTRAKRSDTPMKVDGSAVYGIDVKVPGMLVAVVARPPVFGGKVAHFDAAKAKAVPGVRDVVQISSGVAVVADGYWPAHQGRAALDVTWTDGPTAAVSSASIAALLEARAARPGAQARHDGRTDAAPAGSTMLDATYRMPYLAHATMEPMNCTAHVRADGVEIWAPTQLQTAVQMTGAAIGGVPAEKVVVHTTYLGGGFGRRVEQDFVVEALETSKAMKAPVKVIWSREDDMQHDFYRAASHHQFRGGLDAAGKPVLWTHRVATSSSMIRFFPESVKDGLDLEVVEGAMAMPYAISNVHVDCILVDAGIPVGFWRSVNNSYNGFAVETFIDELAHLAKQDPCEYRRSLLTAAPRHLAVLNLAAEKAGWGTPLPAGRARGISVYKSFQTYVAEVAEVSVAADGTPTVHRVVCAVDCGQVVNPMIVEQQIEGSIVMGLTAALWGEITIDRGRVVQGNFDTHRMMRLKEMPIVEVHILPSTEKPTGVGEPATPGIAPAVGNAIFALTGKRIRTLPIGKVV from the coding sequence ATGACCACACCACGCCGCGTTTCGCGCCGCGAGTTCTTCCAGACCACGGGGGCCGCTGGTGTCGGCCTGCTGATCGGCTTCTCGCTGCAGTCGTGCGCGCCCGGCGAGAAGCTGGTCGCCGGCCCGCCCGTGCCGCTCACCGCGTGGCTGCGGATCACGCCGGATGACAAGATCACGATCCTGGTTGACCGATCGGAGATGGGGCAGGGCGTTGCCACGGCGTTGCCGATGATCCTCGCCGAGGAACTCGAAATCGACGTGTCGCGCATCGCCGTCGAGTTTGCGCCGCCTGGCGACAGGGCCTACATCAACCCGGACTTCGGGATGCAGGGCACCGGCGGCAGCAGCAGTGTGCGCGAGGGTTGGCTCCCGTTGCGGACCGCCGGGGCGCAGGCGCGCGAGATGCTGATCGCGGCCGCGGCAGCGGAATGGAAGGTCGCGCCGGGTGAATGCCGCGCCGAGGGCGGTGCGGTGATCCACACCGGCAGCAAGCGCACGCGCCGCTACGGCGCGCTGGTCACGGCGGCAGCCGCGCTCCCCGTGCCGGCCAACGTCACGCTGAAGGATGCCAAGGCGTGGAAGGTGATCGGCACGCGCGCGAAGCGCAGCGACACCCCGATGAAGGTTGATGGCAGCGCGGTGTACGGTATTGACGTGAAGGTGCCCGGGATGCTGGTGGCGGTGGTGGCCCGTCCGCCGGTGTTTGGCGGGAAAGTGGCGCACTTCGACGCCGCCAAGGCGAAGGCCGTGCCGGGTGTCCGCGATGTGGTGCAGATCTCGAGCGGGGTTGCGGTCGTCGCCGACGGCTACTGGCCGGCGCACCAAGGTCGGGCCGCGCTCGACGTGACGTGGACGGATGGTCCGACGGCCGCGGTGTCGAGTGCCAGCATCGCGGCGCTTCTCGAGGCCCGCGCCGCCCGCCCCGGGGCCCAGGCGCGGCACGACGGCCGCACCGACGCCGCGCCGGCGGGCAGCACCATGCTCGACGCCACCTACCGGATGCCGTACCTGGCCCACGCCACGATGGAGCCGATGAACTGCACCGCCCACGTCCGGGCCGATGGCGTGGAGATCTGGGCGCCGACGCAGCTGCAGACGGCCGTGCAGATGACCGGTGCGGCGATCGGCGGCGTACCGGCCGAGAAGGTCGTCGTGCACACCACCTACCTGGGCGGCGGCTTCGGACGACGCGTGGAGCAGGACTTCGTGGTGGAGGCACTGGAAACGTCGAAGGCGATGAAGGCGCCGGTCAAGGTGATCTGGTCGCGCGAGGACGACATGCAGCATGACTTCTACCGCGCCGCGTCGCATCATCAGTTCCGTGGTGGCCTCGATGCCGCCGGGAAGCCGGTTCTCTGGACCCATCGGGTCGCGACCTCGTCCTCGATGATCCGCTTCTTCCCGGAGAGCGTGAAGGACGGCCTCGACCTGGAAGTCGTCGAGGGGGCGATGGCGATGCCGTATGCCATCTCGAATGTCCATGTCGACTGCATCCTGGTCGACGCCGGCATTCCGGTCGGCTTCTGGCGTTCGGTGAACAACTCCTACAACGGCTTTGCGGTCGAGACGTTCATCGACGAGCTGGCGCACCTCGCCAAGCAGGACCCGTGCGAGTATCGCCGCAGCCTCCTGACCGCAGCACCGCGGCATCTCGCGGTGCTGAACCTCGCCGCCGAGAAGGCGGGCTGGGGCACGCCGCTGCCGGCGGGCCGGGCGCGTGGCATCTCGGTGTACAAGTCGTTCCAGACGTATGTGGCCGAGGTCGCGGAGGTCTCGGTGGCGGCCGACGGGACGCCGACCGTCCACCGGGTCGTCTGCGCCGTGGACTGTGGCCAGGTCGTGAACCCGATGATTGTCGAGCAGCAGATCGAGGGATCGATCGTCATGGGACTCACGGCGGCCCTCTGGGGCGAGATCACCATCGATCGGGGTCGGGTGGTGCAGGGCAACTTCGACACCCACCGCATGATGCGACTCAAGGAGATGCCGATCGTCGAGGTGCACATCCTCCCCAGCACCGAGAAGCCGACCGGTGTCGGCGAGCCCGCCACGCCCGGCATCGCGCCAGCGGTGGGCAATGCCATCTTCGCACTGACGGGGAAGCGCATCCGCACGCTACCGATCGGCAAGGTGGTGTGA
- a CDS encoding ABC transporter ATP-binding protein, with translation MTTQSPPVLSLDAVSRRFGSTVAVDGVSLAVAPGEFFSLLGPSGCGKTTTLRLIAGFEHPDAGRVQMLGEDVTSRRPYERPIGMVFQSYAIFPHLSVAGNVAFGLEERRVPKGEVAGRVARALELVRLAPSEFAHRRPAELSGGQRQRVALARALVLEPPILLLDEPLAALDLQLRKEMQLELKALNRRLGITFILVTHDQEEALVMSDRIAVMHAGRVEQLGTPAEIYEAPRTAFVAEFIGEANFFAGAVEEGDTVRQQDGFTWRLPAGARVRGEGVRIAVRPEWLDVHRPGESPAGENVLRGTVRETIFLGETLHVLVVLGDGQVVRVALRNEGLLTKPLPWAAGEAVEVAWHPDDAQVLEA, from the coding sequence GTGACGACGCAGTCCCCGCCGGTCCTCTCCCTCGACGCCGTCTCCCGTCGCTTCGGCAGCACCGTGGCGGTCGACGGCGTCTCGCTTGCCGTGGCACCGGGAGAATTCTTCTCGCTCCTCGGCCCATCGGGATGCGGCAAGACCACCACGCTGCGCCTGATTGCCGGCTTCGAGCACCCCGATGCCGGGCGGGTGCAGATGCTCGGCGAGGACGTCACTTCGCGTCGGCCGTACGAGCGGCCGATCGGGATGGTCTTCCAGAGCTACGCGATCTTTCCCCACTTGAGCGTCGCCGGCAACGTGGCCTTCGGGCTTGAGGAGCGGCGTGTCCCGAAGGGCGAGGTGGCAGGTCGCGTCGCGCGCGCACTCGAACTGGTGCGACTGGCCCCGAGTGAGTTCGCCCATCGACGCCCCGCCGAGCTCTCGGGCGGCCAGCGTCAGCGCGTGGCCCTCGCGCGTGCCCTGGTGCTGGAACCGCCGATCCTCCTCCTCGATGAACCGCTCGCCGCCCTCGACCTGCAGCTCCGCAAGGAGATGCAGCTCGAGCTCAAGGCGCTCAACCGTCGACTCGGCATCACCTTCATCCTCGTCACGCACGACCAGGAAGAGGCGCTGGTGATGTCGGATCGGATCGCGGTGATGCATGCCGGACGCGTCGAGCAGCTCGGGACGCCGGCCGAGATCTACGAGGCGCCGCGGACCGCGTTCGTGGCGGAGTTCATCGGGGAGGCGAATTTCTTTGCAGGGGCGGTGGAGGAGGGTGACACCGTGCGGCAGCAGGATGGCTTCACCTGGCGGCTACCGGCCGGGGCACGGGTGAGGGGTGAGGGGGTGCGGATTGCCGTGCGGCCCGAGTGGCTGGACGTGCATCGCCCCGGAGAGAGTCCTGCCGGTGAGAATGTCCTTCGCGGCACGGTGCGTGAGACGATTTTTCTTGGCGAGACGCTGCACGTGCTGGTGGTCCTCGGAGACGGTCAGGTGGTGCGCGTGGCGCTCCGCAACGAAGGGTTGCTGACCAAGCCGCTGCCGTGGGCCGCTGGCGAGGCCGTCGAGGTGGCGTGGCACCCGGATGATGCCCAGGTGCTCGAGGCATGA
- a CDS encoding ABC transporter permease: MRRRLLGALHRVPALEATAALLPAAGWMLLWFGVPIAIMATYAFRPRHLLGGVYPGWTTSSVARLLDPLYLTILSKSLLIAAVATLLTLLLAYPIALVIARATRWRSLLLLLVVLPFWTSFLVRTYATVFLLRDTGPLNQLLMALGIVTEPIPLLYTTGAVLFGLVTCSIPFAVLPIYASLEKLDPVLLEAAEALGATEWRRFVRVTWPLTLPGVIAGALLVFIPTLGSFLTSDLLGGAKVVLIGNLIQNQFTSGRNWPFGSALAFLLMAVVLVGMLVRLRWARDESLA; the protein is encoded by the coding sequence ATGCGCAGGCGGTTGCTCGGCGCGCTGCATCGCGTCCCGGCGCTCGAGGCGACGGCGGCGCTCCTTCCCGCGGCCGGATGGATGCTGCTCTGGTTCGGCGTGCCGATCGCGATCATGGCGACCTATGCCTTCCGGCCTCGCCATCTGCTCGGCGGCGTCTACCCCGGGTGGACCACGAGCTCCGTGGCGCGCCTGCTCGATCCGCTCTACCTCACGATCCTCTCCAAGTCGCTGCTGATCGCCGCAGTCGCCACGCTGCTGACGCTGCTGCTCGCCTATCCGATTGCGCTGGTGATCGCGCGCGCCACGCGATGGCGCTCGCTGCTGTTGCTGCTGGTGGTGCTGCCGTTCTGGACCTCGTTCCTCGTGCGCACCTACGCGACGGTCTTCCTGCTGCGGGATACCGGCCCGCTCAACCAGCTGCTGATGGCGCTCGGGATCGTCACGGAGCCGATTCCGCTGCTCTACACCACCGGCGCCGTGCTCTTCGGTCTGGTCACGTGCAGCATTCCGTTCGCGGTGCTGCCGATCTATGCCTCGCTCGAGAAGCTCGACCCCGTGCTCCTCGAGGCCGCGGAGGCGCTGGGCGCAACGGAATGGCGGCGGTTCGTGCGGGTCACCTGGCCGCTCACGTTGCCGGGCGTGATCGCCGGCGCGCTGCTGGTCTTCATCCCGACCCTCGGCTCGTTCCTCACGTCGGACCTGTTGGGCGGTGCGAAGGTGGTGCTGATCGGCAACCTGATCCAGAACCAGTTCACCTCGGGCCGCAACTGGCCGTTCGGTTCGGCGCTGGCCTTCCTGTTGATGGCGGTGGTGCTGGTCGGGATGCTGGTGCGACTGCGCTGGGCGCGCGACGAGTCGCTGGCGTGA
- a CDS encoding ABC transporter permease: protein MHLPLLLLMAWSFNASRTGARWDGFTLGWYARLLDRPDLLRALWTSVVVGTISTLLATALGTGAALALARGRFRGRALFEALLAVPIVTPEIVAGISLLILVTGLGMPLGLLTVIIAHTTFSLPFTTLVVLARLRGMDTALEEAALTLGADEWTAFRRVTLPLLMPGVIGAALLAFTLSFDDFVITFFTAGPGTTTLPLMVYSMVRRTVEPSVNAISTLLVVGTTALLIVAARLGGLGPRR from the coding sequence ATGCACTTGCCGCTGCTGCTGCTGATGGCGTGGAGCTTCAATGCGTCGCGCACCGGGGCGCGCTGGGATGGCTTCACGCTCGGCTGGTATGCCCGATTGCTCGATCGCCCCGACCTGCTCCGCGCGCTCTGGACCTCGGTCGTGGTCGGCACGATCTCGACGCTGCTCGCCACTGCGCTCGGGACCGGCGCCGCGCTCGCACTCGCACGTGGCCGATTCCGAGGCCGGGCACTCTTCGAGGCGCTGCTCGCGGTGCCGATCGTCACGCCAGAAATCGTCGCCGGCATTTCGCTGCTGATCCTGGTGACTGGCCTGGGGATGCCGCTCGGCCTGCTCACCGTGATCATCGCGCACACGACCTTCTCGCTGCCGTTCACCACGCTGGTCGTGCTGGCGCGGCTCCGCGGCATGGACACCGCACTCGAGGAGGCGGCGCTCACGCTTGGCGCCGACGAGTGGACCGCCTTCCGCCGCGTGACGCTGCCCCTGCTGATGCCCGGGGTGATCGGCGCAGCGCTGCTGGCGTTCACGCTCTCGTTCGACGATTTCGTCATCACCTTCTTCACCGCCGGGCCGGGAACCACCACGCTGCCGCTGATGGTGTACTCGATGGTGCGGCGGACGGTGGAGCCAAGCGTGAATGCGATCTCCACGCTGCTGGTGGTGGGGACGACGGCGTTGCTGATCGTCGCGGCTCGACTAGGGGGGCTGGGGCCCCGGCGGTGA